One Vallitalea pronyensis genomic region harbors:
- a CDS encoding carbohydrate ABC transporter permease — protein MKHKRFLTKKAKDNISGYLFILPTIIGFLTFMIYPMFYSIYLSLMDWDMFKGASGSTFIGFKNYDKVFENEYFQAGIINNFKLTLLAVPLLIVSALLISTLLNQKIYGRGMLRVAYFMPYVTTITAAAVVFSALFHPEMGPVNGFLKAIGIAHPPGWTGSIDWALPTVVLFWVWRNLGYCIILFLAGLQNISKSYYEAASIDGAGAVRKFFSITLPLISPITFFLTITSVIGSFQIFPEVKVMTDGGPGTATMTMVFHIFREAFERYNLGYGSAVAIVFFIIILIITGIQWIGQKKWVNY, from the coding sequence ATGAAACATAAGCGGTTCTTAACAAAAAAAGCAAAGGATAATATATCTGGATATCTGTTTATATTACCTACAATTATAGGTTTCTTAACCTTTATGATATACCCCATGTTTTATTCCATCTATTTAAGCCTCATGGATTGGGATATGTTTAAAGGAGCTAGTGGCTCAACCTTCATAGGGTTTAAAAATTATGATAAGGTATTTGAAAATGAGTATTTTCAAGCTGGAATCATTAATAATTTTAAGCTGACGTTATTAGCAGTTCCCTTACTAATCGTAAGTGCCTTGTTAATCTCAACACTATTAAATCAAAAAATATATGGACGGGGCATGTTAAGGGTGGCTTATTTTATGCCCTATGTCACAACAATTACAGCAGCTGCTGTTGTTTTTTCAGCACTGTTTCATCCCGAAATGGGGCCGGTAAATGGTTTCCTAAAAGCTATCGGTATTGCTCACCCACCTGGATGGACAGGAAGTATAGATTGGGCGTTACCCACGGTTGTTTTGTTTTGGGTGTGGCGAAATCTTGGTTATTGTATTATCCTATTTCTTGCTGGACTACAAAACATTTCTAAAAGTTATTATGAAGCAGCATCGATTGATGGAGCAGGTGCTGTTAGGAAGTTTTTTAGCATCACATTGCCCTTAATATCGCCGATTACTTTCTTTTTGACCATTACTAGTGTCATTGGTTCTTTTCAAATATTCCCTGAAGTCAAAGTGATGACTGACGGTGGACCAGGTACTGCCACCATGACAATGGTTTTCCATATCTTTAGAGAAGCTTTTGAAAGGTATAATCTAGGTTATGGTTCTGCTGTTGCTATCGTCTTTTTTATCATTATCTTAATCATTACGGGAATCCAATGGATAGGACAGAAAAAGTGGGTGAATTATTAA
- a CDS encoding carbohydrate ABC transporter permease has product MTKKRKIIKISLTVLLTLGSVIMIAPVIWMISSSLKFEGDVFNFPIEWIPKAFTSLNYEKAFNDFPYLQWYTNTIKITLFNVVGTVVVCSMAGFAFAKINFTGKKYIFFFYIATLMIPVQVRIIPQFMLYRELDLINNHWAVILPWVMFNGFGIFYMRQSFMSLPDELIEAARIDGCTNTKIYLKIALPLAKSSLIALGILAFIWSWNDYLGPLIYLTDSTKQVLSVGIASFKAQYSTNFALQMAGATLALIPVIIVYLIAQKYFIEGVAQSGMKE; this is encoded by the coding sequence ATGACAAAAAAGCGTAAAATAATAAAGATATCACTGACAGTCTTATTAACACTAGGCTCAGTGATCATGATAGCACCTGTTATATGGATGATTTCATCATCTCTAAAATTTGAAGGGGATGTGTTTAATTTTCCCATTGAATGGATTCCAAAAGCTTTTACAAGCCTTAATTATGAAAAAGCATTTAACGATTTTCCTTACTTACAGTGGTACACGAATACCATTAAAATTACATTATTCAATGTAGTTGGTACGGTTGTGGTTTGCTCCATGGCTGGGTTCGCTTTTGCAAAAATCAATTTTACAGGGAAGAAGTATATATTCTTCTTCTACATTGCCACATTGATGATTCCAGTTCAAGTTAGAATCATTCCACAATTTATGTTGTATCGGGAGTTGGATCTCATTAATAACCATTGGGCAGTCATTTTGCCATGGGTCATGTTTAATGGATTTGGCATATTCTATATGCGACAATCGTTTATGTCACTGCCCGATGAACTGATTGAGGCAGCACGTATTGATGGATGTACAAATACGAAGATCTATTTAAAAATTGCGTTACCTCTTGCAAAATCGTCCTTAATAGCTCTTGGGATTTTAGCTTTTATATGGAGTTGGAATGATTATTTGGGTCCTCTTATTTACTTAACAGATTCCACAAAACAAGTATTAAGTGTTGGTATAGCTTCATTTAAAGCACAATACTCCACCAACTTTGCTTTACAAATGGCTGGTGCAACACTGGCACTGATTCCAGTTATTATTGTATATTTAATTGCTCAAAAATATTTTATTGAAGGGGTTGCCCAATCAGGAATGAAAGAGTAA
- a CDS encoding ABC transporter substrate-binding protein produces MKISKKLLSVLMILLLTVSVIAGCGTKNDNNGGSSNEGDAGSNNGQSSGSQTEDGGRKKIVMNLHNFLNNQSFVRAIEEMQTMDKYKNVDVEILDKDEEYETTTPIKLAAGQQMDILAIFNPILQAQWASAGLIVPLDDYIETAGTDFKKDFGGYAESAMNDGKTSIVPHNTTKWVLYYNKKIFDDAGVPYPDPDVPMTWDEYRETAAKLTSGEGGDKIYGALHMTWPMFWYGEAILNLGGGEHFYNEEGLSNIEDPIFSKALEDTYKMQHEAKSIPTQSELVTAKIPPQSFFNGKYGMFMQGPWLLNWAADRETYPRDWDLGIAPLPVDAGTDWKTWGVVGGLAVGVTSEHPQLAYEICMDLVRIAAKYASTEPEAIQTVEQPDLYVTIGEELSGEGLDSETLKKYFLAEKEIFVTEKVTGPNNAKYETVINEEVEKYFVGAQDLETTIKNIKERGNKVIQSDD; encoded by the coding sequence ATGAAAATATCTAAAAAGTTACTATCAGTTTTAATGATTCTATTATTAACAGTCAGTGTCATTGCTGGTTGTGGCACAAAAAATGATAACAATGGTGGTTCTTCAAACGAAGGGGATGCAGGTAGCAATAATGGTCAGAGTAGTGGTTCTCAGACAGAAGATGGTGGTAGGAAAAAGATAGTGATGAACCTACATAATTTCTTGAACAACCAGTCTTTTGTAAGAGCAATTGAAGAAATGCAGACAATGGACAAATACAAAAATGTTGATGTTGAGATTCTGGATAAAGATGAAGAATACGAAACAACGACACCCATCAAATTAGCAGCAGGTCAACAAATGGATATCTTAGCTATCTTTAACCCAATTCTTCAGGCTCAATGGGCATCAGCAGGACTCATTGTTCCTTTAGATGATTACATTGAGACAGCAGGCACTGATTTCAAAAAAGATTTTGGTGGATATGCTGAAAGTGCTATGAATGATGGAAAAACATCCATTGTTCCTCACAATACAACAAAATGGGTTCTCTATTATAATAAGAAAATTTTTGATGACGCCGGTGTACCTTATCCAGACCCAGACGTGCCAATGACTTGGGATGAATATCGAGAAACGGCTGCAAAATTGACAAGCGGCGAAGGTGGAGACAAAATATACGGTGCATTACACATGACTTGGCCCATGTTTTGGTATGGTGAAGCCATCCTAAATCTAGGTGGTGGCGAGCACTTCTATAATGAAGAAGGCCTTTCTAACATTGAAGACCCTATTTTTAGTAAAGCTTTAGAAGATACGTATAAGATGCAACATGAGGCTAAGAGTATTCCCACCCAATCCGAATTAGTAACAGCGAAAATACCTCCTCAATCCTTTTTTAATGGCAAGTATGGCATGTTTATGCAAGGTCCTTGGTTATTGAACTGGGCTGCAGATCGAGAGACATACCCTCGTGACTGGGACCTTGGTATTGCACCATTACCCGTTGATGCAGGAACAGATTGGAAAACATGGGGTGTTGTAGGTGGTCTAGCTGTTGGTGTGACATCTGAACATCCACAATTAGCCTATGAAATCTGTATGGATTTAGTAAGAATTGCAGCCAAATATGCAAGTACAGAGCCAGAAGCAATCCAGACGGTTGAACAACCTGACTTATATGTCACCATTGGTGAAGAGTTAAGCGGAGAAGGGTTAGACTCAGAAACCCTTAAAAAGTACTTCTTAGCTGAAAAAGAGATTTTTGTTACAGAAAAAGTAACAGGTCCTAATAATGCTAAATACGAAACGGTTATCAATGAAGAAGTAGAAAAATACTTTGTTGGTGCCCAAGACCTGGAGACAACAATCAAGAATATTAAAGAGCGCGGTAATAAAGTGATTCAAAGTGACGATTAA